Proteins encoded together in one Vidua macroura isolate BioBank_ID:100142 chromosome W unlocalized genomic scaffold, ASM2450914v1 whyW_random_scaffold_30, whole genome shotgun sequence window:
- the LOC128822706 gene encoding uncharacterized protein LOC128822706, which produces MSISTFLLLVWLQTMTFYLSTGDAWIVPQPRKNVWVTLAHALKQEHLCLATASAENPMSTCLVGIPSKGQEFPKSLIHLQTELNENNPPNICAEFYKHKDVVERVKIPVQNPLLLWQKFVLDLPAADGEPQELELLGSTEAEFCVQFNFSPDKEIKQYAQVRQYKMEFRASQWCTAVAVLEVPSTTDFYPRKLEKGMFFICGDRAYPGIPSRLVGGPCTLGRLSLASPNMTQIPIGQTKSETKITKRSASQFDEHCDAEIYHWAKSKRVAVSVFLPWVAAAKALSELGNLECWVTKQASLTSAALSDLLADEEITRKATLQNRAAIDFLLLAHGHGCKEFEGLCCFNVSSKGQSVQSSIQEMRNLIGSVKQENEDWFKGMFKGWDLSGWVLFLLKDICYFVVAIFLVLLSFGIFKRIIFSIASSKFAASTPVVVAAATTGGEWWEDGKQNNTAV; this is translated from the coding sequence ATGTCAATTTCTACGTTCCTGCTCCTCGTTTGGCTCCAGACAATGACCTTCTACCTGTCCACAGGGGACGCATGGATCGTCCCTCAACCACGAAAAAATGTGTGGGTCACCCTTGCCCATGCTTTGAAACAAGAACACCTGTGTTTAGCCActgcctcagcagaaaatccaaTGTCCACATGCCTGGTAGGGATTCCAAGCAAGgggcaagaatttccaaagtcTTTGATCCATTTGCAAACTGAGTTGAATGAAAACAATCCCCCGAATATCTGTGCAGAGTTCTACAAGCACAAGGATGTTGTAGAACGTGTTAAAATACCTGTTCAGAATCCCTTGCTCCTGTGGCAAAAGTTTGTTCTAGACTTGCCCGCTGCTGatggggagccccaggaattAGAACTTCTGGGCTCCACAGAAGCTGAATTTTGcgttcaatttaatttttcaccagataaagaaataaaacaatatgcACAGGTCAGACAATACAAGATGGAATTCAGAGCAAGCCAATGGTgcacagctgttgctgttttagAGGTCCCTAGCACCACGGATTTCTATCCCCgcaagctggaaaagggaatgtttttcatctgtggggATAGAGCATATCCAGGAATCCCTTCTCGTCTGGTTGGAGGTCCATGCACTCTGGGGCGCCTTTCCCTTGCTTCCCCCAACATGACTCAAATTCCAATCGGGCAAAcgaaaagtgaaacaaaaattactaaacgGAGTGCAAGTCAATTTGATGAACATTGTGATGCTGAAATTTACCATTGGGCAAAATCGAAAAGGGTTGCTGTCTCTGTGTTCCTACCATGGGTAGCGGCAGCCAAAGCATTGAGTGAATTAGGCAATTTGGAATGCTGGGTGACGAAGCAGGCAAGTTTAACATCGGCAGCCTTGAGTGATCTCCTTGCAGACGAGGAAATTACCAGGAAAGCCACCCTGCAAAACAGGGCGGCTATCGATTTCCTGCTGTTGGCACATGGGCATGGATGCAAAGAATTTGAGGGATTGTGTTGCTTTAACGTGTCATCAAAAGGCCAAAGTGTTCAATCGTCCATCCAGGAGATGAGAAACCTCATTGGCAGCgtgaagcaggagaatgaggactggttcaagggcatgtttaagggctgggatctttctgggtgggtgttgttccttctaaaggacatttgttattttgtagttgcaatctttttagttttgctatcaTTTGGGATTTTCAAGCGAATAATTTTtagcattgcttcctccaagtttgcAGCCTCCACACCTGTTGtagttgctgctgccaccacgggaggagaatggtgggaagatggaaaacaaaacaacactgcagtttga